A window of Vescimonas fastidiosa contains these coding sequences:
- a CDS encoding PDDEXK nuclease domain-containing protein, translated as MNSNEYLHIVEAVKQEIRTAQYRAAVSVNRELLVLYHSIGDVINAHKTWGSKFVENLAADIKLSFPDATGYSVRNLKYMAKFAAAYPNDEFVQQPVAQIPWGHNVVLLDKLSSPEERLWYAERSAENGWSRNVLVHQIESGLYQRQVLAEKVSNFGNRLPSPQSELATQTMKDPYIFDFIPFKADMVERDIEQALVKDVTKLLLELGTGFAFLGNQYHLNVGGDDFYIDLLFYNLNLRSYVVIELKTGEFKPEYAGQLNFYLSAVDGILKKEQDNPSIGLLLCKSKNDLVAEYSLKDMSKPIGVSAYQITSSLPEELERQLPSVEDIQKRIKGEKE; from the coding sequence ATGAATTCCAATGAATATCTGCATATCGTCGAGGCGGTCAAGCAGGAGATCCGCACAGCGCAGTATCGCGCGGCGGTCAGCGTCAATCGGGAATTGTTGGTGCTGTATCACTCCATCGGCGATGTCATCAACGCCCACAAGACCTGGGGCAGCAAATTCGTGGAAAACCTTGCCGCCGACATCAAGCTTTCCTTTCCGGACGCCACCGGCTACTCCGTGAGAAACTTGAAATATATGGCGAAATTTGCAGCGGCGTATCCTAACGACGAATTTGTGCAACAGCCTGTTGCACAAATTCCGTGGGGACACAATGTTGTGCTGCTGGACAAGCTTTCCAGTCCCGAGGAACGCCTGTGGTATGCAGAGAGAAGTGCCGAGAACGGCTGGTCGCGCAATGTGCTGGTTCATCAGATTGAAAGCGGCCTGTATCAGCGGCAGGTGCTGGCAGAGAAGGTATCCAACTTTGGAAACCGCTTGCCCTCTCCGCAGAGTGAGCTTGCTACGCAGACCATGAAAGATCCCTACATATTTGACTTCATCCCGTTCAAAGCGGACATGGTGGAGCGTGACATTGAACAGGCGCTGGTCAAGGATGTGACGAAGCTCCTGCTGGAGTTGGGGACGGGCTTTGCCTTCCTTGGCAATCAGTACCACTTAAATGTGGGCGGCGATGATTTTTACATCGATCTGCTGTTTTACAACCTCAATCTTCGCTCCTATGTAGTAATTGAGCTGAAAACCGGCGAGTTCAAGCCGGAATACGCAGGACAGCTGAACTTCTACCTCTCGGCGGTGGACGGCATCCTAAAGAAAGAGCAGGACAATCCCTCTATTGGTCTGCTGCTTTGCAAGAGCAAGAATGACCTCGTAGCAGAGTATTCGCTCAAGGACATGAGCAAACCCATCGGCGTCAGCGCCTACCAGATTACCAGCAGCCTGCCGGAGGAACTGGAGAGGCAGTTGCCGTCTGTGGAGGATATTCAAAAGCGGATCAAGGGTGAGAAAGAGTGA